The genomic window ATCCGAAGCTCGCTACGGAGTGCGCTGCATTATGAGGCGAAGTTCGGATTCAGGACACTAGGCAGTCTTGATGTAGTCGTGGAGCGCTTCCTGCTCCCGCTCGTACTCAGCGACGCGCCATTTCACGACGTCACCGATCGAAATCAAGCCAACAATCCGCTCGTTCTCGACGACAGGTAGATGCCTGAACTTGCCCGACGTCATGACCTCCATGATCGCGCCGACGGTATCTGCTTCCCTGCAGGTGATGACTTTCTGCGTCATCACGTTGCGGACAGCCTCATCAAGGACACTTGCGCCACGCTCACCGAGCACGCGCACAACGTCACGTTCCGAAAGAATGCCATCGATGCGTTGTCCGCTCATCACCAGCACCGCACCGATGCGGCGCTCGGACAGGATTTTCACCGCTGCCGAAACCTTGGCGTCCGGTGATACGCTGACAACCTGATGGCCTTTGGCGTCCAGAACAGCTCGAACCGTCATTGTCGTCTCCCCAGAAGATAGCCACTCGGGTTGTGCCGGGGGCTTTTTGCTCTCGAGTCAAAC from Nitrobacteraceae bacterium AZCC 1564 includes these protein-coding regions:
- a CDS encoding CBS domain-containing protein (product_source=COG0517; cath_funfam=3.10.580.10; cog=COG0517; pfam=PF00571; smart=SM00116; superfamily=54631), producing MTVRAVLDAKGHQVVSVSPDAKVSAAVKILSERRIGAVLVMSGQRIDGILSERDVVRVLGERGASVLDEAVRNVMTQKVITCREADTVGAIMEVMTSGKFRHLPVVENERIVGLISIGDVVKWRVAEYEREQEALHDYIKTA